The region GACATGACTGCGATCGCCGATATCAGCAGCTGTTTCTTTATCGCCCCGCTACGTCGCGGCCAACAGCTCAAGGCTCAAGCTCAGCTCGATCCGTGGAAACGCGACGGCAGCGCCGATTACATCGACTCGCTATGCAGGTGGTAAGTCCCGTAGCATAGGCATCCAGCACATGTGGGATGGGCACATGTGGGATAGGCTTCCAGCGTGTCATCCGGTCCCATTGAAACAGTTCAGGCTTTCCCCATGTGCCGCCAATCTCTCTACGACTCGAGTTCTTCGATGCGTTTTTCGAGTTGATCGATTCGCTCGTTGACCGATTCGAGTCTCGCGATCAATGCATCGATCGCCGTGTTGCTGGCCTTGGCCGGTGACGGGGAAGACGACGTGTCCGATGCGGCGGCTTGTTTCTCCAGCCGGGCTTCGAGGTATTGACGTTCCTCGGGCGGATACAGTTTGTGTGCAAACGTTTGCCCACGGCCGGGCGGCGAGAGCGGTTCGACAAGGTCCTTGGCGATCAGCGAGTCGACGACCTCTTGCGTTGCCTTCAAGTCTTCGAGTGCATACATCCGCGAAGCTCGCGTGCGGATTTCGCCCAAGGTTTGGGGCCCGCGAAGCAGCAGTTCGGTCATCACGGCCGCACCGGGGCTATCGACATCGAACCACTCATACGCTGCGTGACGGTACTTGGTCGCTCGTCCGCTGCCTTGGACTTCCCTCGCCGCACCGACGCGTTTTAGCTCTTCAATCGCGGTAAGAACATCGTCCTCGTCCAACTGCAATTGAGGCGAACGGTTGGATTTTTGGTTGCTGCCGCTGATCAGTCCCGACATCGTTAGCGGGTAGCTATCGGGGGTCGTTTTGGCCTTTTCCACCAACACCCCCAACACACGGCGGGCGTTGCGCGAAAGGGCTACTGGTTTGGGCTTCTCTTCACTCGTTTCGTCGGACATGGGTAAAACCGCCTGCTCATGTGAGATGATACGTAAGGGGGATGCCCTGCTATCTTGGCGTTCACGAGGGCGGTTAAGCAACTCCCCCTCTTTCGACAAGTTTGGCAAAGTTTAGCTATCATGTAGGACACTCCTCCGCGGACGTCGGCCTCGAGTTTCAATTTGCTCTACTGAGCTTAGCGCTCGTTTTTCGCGATGTTGCTCCCTACCTCACTTCCACAGGCTTCGTTGACCATGAAACGACTGCTTTCTTGTTTATCACTCGCTCTGTTCTGCGTGATCTCGTCACTTGGCGTTCCGTTGCTCAGCGGTGCTGCCGATCGTCCCAATATCGTGATGGCGTTTGCCGACGATTGGGGGTGTCACGCCAGTGCGTATGGTCGCTTGAAACCAGGGGGACTAGATGATCTTGTCTCGACACCTCATTTTGATTCGGTTGCCGAGCAAGGTGTGTTGTTCACTCGCGCGTTTGTCAGCGCCCCGTCGTGTACGCCGTGCCGCAGTTCGTTGTTATCGGGGCAACATTTTTGGCGATGTGGATCGGCGTCGATCCTGCAGGGAGCCGAGTGGGATTTCGATATTCCCACGTACCCGCTGCTGTTGGAAGCGGCCGGTTACCGGATCGGTCACACGTACAAAGTCTGGAGCCCTGGAACGCCGATCGATGCACCGCATGGCGGGACGGCACGCGGGTTCAATCGCTCGGGACGCAAGTTCAATGGGTTTTCGCAGAATGCGATGAAGGGGGACGATCCAGAGGCTCGAAAAGCCGAGTTGTTGGACGAAGTTCGTGGCAATTTGCTCTCGTTTCTCGATCCAAACGGGGACCAAAAAGTCGATGGTGAAGCACCGTTTTGTTACTTCTTTGGACCCACGAATTGTCATCGTAAATGGGTTGCCGGCAGTGGCAAAACGTTATGGGGAATCAACCCCGATGATTTCGCAGGCAAGATTCCGCCGTACTTGCCCGATGTCCCCGTCGTTCGTGAAGACTTTGCCGATTACTTTGGTGAGATACAAGCGTTTGACGCGGGGTTGGGAGTGATCATCGATGAACTAAAGCGGCTGGGCGTTTACGACAACACGATCCTGGTGGTCAGCGGCGATCATGGTTTTCCCGGCGTCACGCGAGGCAAATGCAACTTGTATGATTTCGGCACTCACGTCCCGTTGGCGATTCGTTGGCCTGCGGGCATGAAAAAGCAAGGCCGCGTGGTGGATGATTTTGTTTCGCTGCCGGATCTTGCTCCCACCTTCTTAGAAGCGGCCGGGGTTGCGATTCCTGACACGATGACTGCGAAATCGTTGATTCCGGTGTTGGCAAGTGAAAAATCGGGTTCGGTCGATGCAAGCCGCGACGCCGTGTTCACCGGTCGTGAACGGCACGTTGCTTCCGCTCAGCCTGATTACACGCCGTATCCCCAACGGGCGATTCGCACCGATCGACATTTGTTGATCATCAACTTTGCACCGGAGCGATGGCCGATGGGCAGCGGGCCGGGGTTTGGCGAACCGGCCACAAAGATGCCAAAGCTTGCCAATTGGCGTGAGGACACGGGCGTCGGTTTTCGAGACATGGATGGCAGCCCCACCAAGGCTTGGATTGTGATGCATCGCGATTCGAATCCCGAGTTGTTCGATTTTGCCTTCGCCCGACGTCCACGCGTCGAGTTGTACGATGTCCAAAAGGATCCGCACTGGATGAACAACTTGGCGGAGGATCCCGAATCGCAACCGATACGCCAGCAGCTCGAGTCGCGGTTGATGTCCGAGCTCAAACGGACCGCCGATCCACGGGTGTCGGACAACGTGATTTTCGAGTCCGCGGAATTCACCAAGCCGTACGTGAGGACGAAAAAGAAATAGCCGATGAACCGCCGCGTTGCTATCAAATGCCGCCATTTTTTCCCGGCAAACCCTAACCCGACGCGTCAGCGAGGGACCGAGAAAATATCGAGAATCCCTCGCTTACGCTTCGGGTTGTGATAAAGCCGCAGCTTCAAAAAGCGTCAGCGAGGGACCGCCTCAAGATAAAGATTCCCCGGCTCACGTTTCGGGTTATCAATGAATTGGTTCTTTTATTGGGCCAGACGTCTTTGCCTGTGCCGGTCGATCACGCTATCAACCGGCCCTTATGCGGCGGGTTAGGACGTGGTGATGGTCCGCACGGGGGATCACGGTTTGCGGGAGAGAGTTGTCCGTTGTGGCAATTTGTCCCCCTTCTTATACTGCCCTGCGAACTGCGAATTCCAACTAACACACGATCGTGCCATGTCTGATACCCCGAACATTACCGATATATCCGACGCCACGGCGCCCTTTTTCTGGGGCATCGATATTGGGGGCACCTCGATCAAGATCGGGTTGGTCGACGACGAAGGACGCACCTTGGCTTTCGAGCGGTTGCCGACCCGGGAATCCGAAGGCCCCACGGCGGCAATGCAGCGGATTGCGGCGGTGATTCAAGACATCGAAGGGCAACTTGGTATCTCGGATAAAGTGCGGCGAGTTGGATTGGGGGCACCGGGGCCGATGGACCTGGCGGCCGGCTACCTTGTCGCGCCGCCTCAGCTACCGAGTTGGTGGGACTTTCCGATTCGCGACACGATCGCAAAGATGCTCGAGCGGCCGGTTTCGTTTCTAAACGACGCCAATGCGGCGGCCTACGGCGAATTCTGGCTCGGTAGCGGGCGGAATGACCAATCGATGCTGCTGTTGACGCTCGGCACCGGCGTCGGTGGCGGGATCATCATCGAAGGTGAATTGGTCAACGGCACGAACAGTTTCGGTAGCGAATGTGGCCATATTGTCGTCGATCCCTCGCCCACGGCCCAGTTATGTGTGTGGGGCGGTGGACGAGGCCAACTCGAGGCCTATGCGTCGGCCAGCGCGGTGGTCCAGCGGACTCGGCAACGATTGACCGAGGGAGCCAAGAGTTCGCTAAGCGGTCTGCTTGGTGGCGGCGACAGCGAATTGACTGCGAAACGCGTTTATGAAGCCGCCAAAGAAGGGGACCCGTTGGCGTTGGAAATTATCGATGACACCGCCCGTTGGCTTGGGATTGGATTAACGACGTTGATTCACACCCTTGATCCCGGCTCTGTGGTGCTCGGTGGCGCCATGAACTTTGGCGGAGCGAATTGCTGTATCGGCAAGCGGTTTTTGTCCAAAATCTCAGAGGAATTTCGTGTTCGCACCTTCGAGAATGTGTTCGAGGGAACGACAATTACGTTCGCAACGCTGGGGGGCGACGCCGGATACTTGGGAGTCGCCGGTTACGCCCGACGTCAATACAACAAAGATCACGGCGTCAAAAAGTAAGGCTTCCTTCACGTCGATTTCGCGAGTCTGTCTCGTTTCACCCGCTTCTTACCTCGGCCTTCAAACGGCCAAAGAACCAATATGTCAGCCCACATTCGTAACTTTTGCATTATCGCCCACATCGACCACGGCAAGAGCACCTTGGCGGATCGCTTGTTGGAGCATACCGGCACCGTCACGCTGCGTGAAATGAAATCGCAGTTGCTTGATGATCTGGCGCTCGAGCGTCAACGCGGGATCACGATCAAGGCACGAGCGGTGACCATGCGATTCAAGCGTGGCGGCAAGGATTACGAACTGAACCTGATCGACACGCCCGGTCACGTCGACTTTCACTACGAAGTCTCGCGGTCGTTGGCGTGTTGCGAAGGCGCGCTGTTGTTGGTCGATGCGTTTCAAGGGGTCGAGGCGCAAACGGTGGCCAATGCCTACGCAGCGATGGAGCACGAATTGAAGATCATCCCGGTGATCAACAAGATCGACTTGACGCATGCGCGGCCCGACGAAGTGGCCGAAGAAATGATGAATTCCTTGGGAACCGATCCCGATGAGTGTGTCCGAGTCAGTGCAAAAACTGGGGTCGGCGTCGATGAATTGTTGGACGCGATCATCGAGCGAATTCCCGCGCCGACCGGCGATCCTGAAGCTCCGCTTCAAGCGATGGTCTTCGATTCCAACTATGACGATTTCCGTGGTGCGATCACGTATATCCGCGTGATGAACGGCACGGTTCGCAAAGGCCAAAAGATTCGCTTCTTGCGAGCGGGTTCGGTGCATGATGTGATCGAGTTGGGGCGTTTTGCACCCGCACGCGAATCGTGCGACGAACTAAAGGCCGGCCAAGTAGGCTACTTGATCTGCAACATCAAAAGTCTTGGTGACGTGCATATCGGCGACACGGTGGGACCGGCGGGCAAAGACCTCGTGCAGCCTCTGCCCGGCTATTCACGCCCCAAACGAATGGTTTATTGCGGGTTGTTCCCGAGCGATGGCCAAGATTTCACCGAGCTGCGTGATGCACTCGAGCGGTTGTCGATCAATGATCCCAGCTTTGAATTTGAACCCGAAACCAGCGAAGCCCTTGGGTTCGGGTTCCGCTGTGGCTTCCTCGGTTTGTTGCACATGGAAATTGTGCAGCAGCGATTGGAAAACGAATCGGACGTGGACTTGGTGCAAACCGCACCGAACGTCACGTACGAAGTCGTCAACAAACGGGGCGAGACATTGACGATCCACAAACCGCAAGACGTTCCGGATCCAGGGGACATCGAAGAATTCCGCCAACCGATCGTTCGCTGTAGCGTGATCGTGCCCAACGATTTCATCGGCGCAGTGATGAAGCTTTGCCAAGAGCGTCGGGGAATCCAGAAGTCGCAAGAGTACCTCGGTGCCCAACGCGCGATGTTGACGTACGACATCCCGCTGGCCGAAGTCGTTTACGATTTGCACGACAAGATCAAAAGCTGCACCAAAGGCTACGGCACGCTCGATTACGAGATGGTTGGATACGAACCCGCTGATCTTTGCCGGATGGACATCATGGTCAACGGCAACCGTGTCGACGCGCTCAGCGTGGTGTGTCACCGTGCGGATGCCGATCGTCGCGGTCGAGCGGTGGCGAAAAAATTAAAAGCCGAGATCGAACGCCACATGTTCGAAGTCGCGGTGCAAGCGGCAATTGGAAGCCGCGTGATCGCTCGCGAGACCGTTCCTGCAATGCGAAAAAACGTGACTGCGAAATGTTACGGCGGTGACATTACGAGAAAGCGTAAATTGCTGCAGAAGCAAAAAGAGGGCAAGAAGCGAATGAAGGCGATTGGCAACGTTGAAATCAGCCAAAAAGCCTTTATGGCCGTATTGAGCGACTCCGAAGGAGGTTAAATCTCCGGGGGGCATTTCCCTACGCTTCTAGCGGACGCTCACTCGCATTATCCTTATTGTTCAATTTTAGGTGCCGGCGGAGGCACCGCGTTCCAATTAACAACGGTTCATCACGTTAGGGCAGGTGTCCCATTCTCGCGGATGGGAACAAAGGCGGCCTGGACTCAACGCGATCAAGATTCCCCGAGCGCGGGCGTTGTTACGGTGGTAAGCACTTCTAGAGGATCAATACGGTGAAGCAGACATTACTTATCGGGGGTTTTTTGGCGTTGCTGTCTTTCGCCGCCCAGCCTAGTTCGATCGCTGTGGCGCAAGACGACGTAGCGGTGGTGGTTGCGGAAGATGTGGCGGCGGATAGTCCCGGAACCCTTTCCATCGACGAACCACTTGCCTCGGATTCCGAGGTCGCTGAGGCTACCCCGGCTGAACTGGAGGAAAAAATTGCTGCAGCCGCGTTGGCCGGCCACAACGCGTGGATGTTGACCAGTTGTGCGTTGGTGCTGTTCATGACCGCGCCTGGTTTGGCGATGTTCTACGGAGGTTTGGTTCGCCGCAAAAATGTGCTCAGCGTTTTGATGCAGTGCATCTTTCTGATGGGCATGATGACGGTGCTGTGGGCTGTGGTCGGATACTCGTTGTCCTTTGGCGGTTCCGGTGCTTGGGTTGGCAACTTTGACTATCTGTTTATGAACGGGGTGCAGCGCTACTGGAGCGATGCTGCCGGTGGTCCGGTCACACCGATGTACACCGAGGATATTCAGATCCCAATGCTCACCCACATGCTGTTTCAAGGCATGTTCTTTATCATCACTCCGGCACTGATCTGTGGAGCGTTCGCCGAGCGAATGAAGTTCAGCGCGATGGCCGTTTTCTCGTTGCTATGGGGTTTGCTGATTTATTGCCCGTTGTGCCACTGGGTCTGGGACGGCGGCATCTTGGCGTACGGTTCGGAGCACGCATTGGCAGGCGGCGCACTCGATTTCGCCGGCGGCACGGTGGTGCACATCAGTAGCGGAATTTCGGCATTGGTTGCCGCCATTTTGATCGGGCCTCGTATGGGGTATCTGCGAGAACCGATCCAACCTCACAATCTTGCCTTCACCGCGTTGGGCGCTGCGATGCTGTGGGTAGGCTGGTTCGGTTTCAACGCAGGCAGCGAATTGTTGTCTGATGATTTGACCAGCAGTGCATTTGCCGTCACTCACTTTTCCGCCGCCGCCGGTGCATTGGCGTGGGTGCTGACCGAATGGTGCATCCTGAAGAAACCGACCGTGCTGGGCGCAAGCAGCGGCGCGGTCGCTGGTTTGGTTTGCATCACTCCGGCTGCTGGGTTTGTGCAACCCATGCCGGCGTTGTTGATGGGCGCCCTGGCAGGTGTCGTTTGCTACTTTGCTTGTAGTAAGCTGAAACACGCGTTGCGATACGATGATGCACTTGACGCGTTTGGCGTCCACGGTGTCGGCGGTACGCTCGGGGCTGTGTTGACAGGCATTTTTGCCACACGAGCGTGTTGGAATATCGCGGGTGAAAGCAAGCTAGGATTGATCGAAAGCGGTGATCCGAGTTTGTTGATCGGCCAAGTGGTCGCCATCGTCGTCACGTATGCATTCGCGGGAGTCGGCAGTTTGATTCTGCTGAAATTGATCGACGCCGTCATTGGGTTACGTGTCCACGCCGAGAGCGAGCAACGTGGTTTGGACATTACCGACCATGGCGAAGAAGGTTACACGTTCGCTTAGGTATCACCGACGCGGAATAACAAACTCACTGCAGCCGTGATCGTCAAGATCGCGGCTGCGGTCGTTTGTGCGGTCGTGATCGACGTTGCTTCGGCGAGTTGACCCCACACGATCGATCCGGTGGTCATCGAAAACGCCATCGCCGTCAAATAGCATCCCATGCCGCGGGCTCGCATGCGAGCAGGAAGTGTCATCTGAGCGGTGGAGTTTAACGTCGTCAATGTCATCATCCACGTCGCACCCATCAGCAAGGTGGCGACGCATACGATCGCCGTTCCGGTGGTGTTGGCGAGCGTGGCTAATCCGATTGCAAAACCGACCATCGCGATGGCAATCGTTTGGTCAGCGCCACGATGCCGTTGGAAATGAGGCAGTGTCCATGCGGCAAACACCGCTCCGACACCGACGCAGCCCACCAGGAAACCAAACCCGCTGGCACCCCAGCCGAGATGTTGTTTTGCCACCAATGGCAACAGCGACCACAGCGCACTGCCGGGCAACACGAACAACACCACCCCGAGGATTGTGTGCCGCATTGCCACGGTTTTGGCAACGTAGCGAAGCCCTTGATACAGCGACAAGCGAAACGACAATCCACGCGACGATTCACGGCGTGTTCGTTTCCATGACAATAAAACGGTCAACACTCCGGCGAACGACAAGGCGTTGATCGCGAACGCGGTCCACACGCCGGCCATTGCAATCAAGATGCCGCCCAAGGCCGGACCGACTGCACGCGCGAGATTGAAGCTGATGCTGCCCAGCGCCACCGCGCGAGCGAGCTGGGTTTTGGGAACCAGCTCGGGGATCGATGCCTGCCAGATCGGGACGTGCACGACCATGCCCAAGCCAATGACAAATGTGAACACCAACAGCAGTTTGGCGGTGATCATGTCGCTAAAGGTCAGCGACGCCAGCGTCGCAGTGCAGGCACAAAGGACAAATTGTGTGCCGATCAGCATTCGTCTGCGATCGATGCGGTCGCCCAACACACCGACGGGAATGGCTAAAAAAATAATCGGAGCCGCCATCACGGTTCGTACGGCGGCCACCATTTCCGGCGAGGGGTCCAAGCTGGCCATCAGCCACCCCGCTCCCACTTCGTGAATCCAAGTGCCAAGATTCGAAGCGAGCGATGCAAACCAAAACGCGCGGTACAGTGGGATTTGCAGCGGGGCCCAAGCCGACGACGATGTCAGGGTACGGGCGGCGAATGCACCGGCCAACGTCTTAACCTTGTTCCGACCGCGGTCATCTCGATCCATCAAGCAATTCCTCGACGCGGGGGGCCAGAGATGGTAGAAGTTCCCTCGAAAGACAACAAAACGTAAATGACAAGCGAGTCCCAACGGGGTTCGCCATCGCAGGATAACGAATTAGTGAAGAAACAGGAACGAGCCGACCGTGTGCGGCAAAAACTCAGTCAGCTGTACCCGAATCCCCCCATCCCGCTGGACCACACCGATGAGTTCACGCTGTTAATTGCGGTCTTGTTGAGTGCGCAGTGCACCGACAAGAAGGTCAACGAAGTGACGCCCGAATTGTTCGCTGCCGCGGGCACGCCTCAGGCCATGGTAGAGTTGGGGCAAGAAGAAATCTTGCGTTTGATTCGTCCGATTGGTTTGTCGACCAACAAATCCAAAGCCATCTACAAGTTGTCGCAACTGTTGCTCGAACGCCATCAAGGCAAGGTGCCGCGAACCTTTGCCGAGCTCGAAGCACTACCCGGCGTTGGACACAAAACGGCATCGGTCGTGATGGCTCAAGCATTCGGGGTTCCGGCGTTCCCCGTGGACACTCACATCCATCGACTCGCACAGCGATGGGGGCTGTCCAGCGGCAAGAGTGTGGTTGATACCGAGCGGGACTTGAAAAAGTTGTTTCCAGAATCGTCGTGGAACGATCTGCATCTGCAAATCATCTACTACGGTCGCGAGCACTGCACCGCGCGAGGCTGCGACGGCACCAAATGCGGGCTGTGTGTCGAGCTATATCCCAATCGCAAAAAAGCCGTCATCTGGAACAAACCCTAGTAGCGGAAGTCGTCAAGACTTTCGACCGGTCAGCCCTCCCGTCGTGCCGAAAACTTCTCCGGAGCCTGTGGATCTGAACGAAATGCAAATTGCATTGGTGAGCCGCGGGCCGTAAGGCACCGGGTAGCGCGCGGGACCCGGCCGCTGACGCGTCGCGGCTCAGTAAATCAACAACCCGTCAAGACTTTCGGCAAACCGGCCCCCCTTCGTCGTAGCGGAAGTCGTCAAGACTTTCGACCGGTCAGCCCTCCCGTCGTGCCGAAAACTTCTCCGGAGCCTGTGGATCTGAACGAAATGCAAATTGCATTGGTGAGCCGCGGGCGGTAAGGCACCGGGTATCGCGCGGGACCCGGCCGCTGACGCGTCGCGGCTCAGTAAATCAACAACCCGTCAAGACTTTCGGCAAACCGGCCCTCCCTTCGTCGTAGCGGAAGTCGTCAAGACTTTCGTCCG is a window of Novipirellula caenicola DNA encoding:
- a CDS encoding sulfatase codes for the protein MKRLLSCLSLALFCVISSLGVPLLSGAADRPNIVMAFADDWGCHASAYGRLKPGGLDDLVSTPHFDSVAEQGVLFTRAFVSAPSCTPCRSSLLSGQHFWRCGSASILQGAEWDFDIPTYPLLLEAAGYRIGHTYKVWSPGTPIDAPHGGTARGFNRSGRKFNGFSQNAMKGDDPEARKAELLDEVRGNLLSFLDPNGDQKVDGEAPFCYFFGPTNCHRKWVAGSGKTLWGINPDDFAGKIPPYLPDVPVVREDFADYFGEIQAFDAGLGVIIDELKRLGVYDNTILVVSGDHGFPGVTRGKCNLYDFGTHVPLAIRWPAGMKKQGRVVDDFVSLPDLAPTFLEAAGVAIPDTMTAKSLIPVLASEKSGSVDASRDAVFTGRERHVASAQPDYTPYPQRAIRTDRHLLIINFAPERWPMGSGPGFGEPATKMPKLANWREDTGVGFRDMDGSPTKAWIVMHRDSNPELFDFAFARRPRVELYDVQKDPHWMNNLAEDPESQPIRQQLESRLMSELKRTADPRVSDNVIFESAEFTKPYVRTKKK
- the lepA gene encoding translation elongation factor 4, translating into MSAHIRNFCIIAHIDHGKSTLADRLLEHTGTVTLREMKSQLLDDLALERQRGITIKARAVTMRFKRGGKDYELNLIDTPGHVDFHYEVSRSLACCEGALLLVDAFQGVEAQTVANAYAAMEHELKIIPVINKIDLTHARPDEVAEEMMNSLGTDPDECVRVSAKTGVGVDELLDAIIERIPAPTGDPEAPLQAMVFDSNYDDFRGAITYIRVMNGTVRKGQKIRFLRAGSVHDVIELGRFAPARESCDELKAGQVGYLICNIKSLGDVHIGDTVGPAGKDLVQPLPGYSRPKRMVYCGLFPSDGQDFTELRDALERLSINDPSFEFEPETSEALGFGFRCGFLGLLHMEIVQQRLENESDVDLVQTAPNVTYEVVNKRGETLTIHKPQDVPDPGDIEEFRQPIVRCSVIVPNDFIGAVMKLCQERRGIQKSQEYLGAQRAMLTYDIPLAEVVYDLHDKIKSCTKGYGTLDYEMVGYEPADLCRMDIMVNGNRVDALSVVCHRADADRRGRAVAKKLKAEIERHMFEVAVQAAIGSRVIARETVPAMRKNVTAKCYGGDITRKRKLLQKQKEGKKRMKAIGNVEISQKAFMAVLSDSEGG
- the nth gene encoding endonuclease III, with translation MKKQERADRVRQKLSQLYPNPPIPLDHTDEFTLLIAVLLSAQCTDKKVNEVTPELFAAAGTPQAMVELGQEEILRLIRPIGLSTNKSKAIYKLSQLLLERHQGKVPRTFAELEALPGVGHKTASVVMAQAFGVPAFPVDTHIHRLAQRWGLSSGKSVVDTERDLKKLFPESSWNDLHLQIIYYGREHCTARGCDGTKCGLCVELYPNRKKAVIWNKP
- a CDS encoding ammonium transporter, whose protein sequence is MAADSPGTLSIDEPLASDSEVAEATPAELEEKIAAAALAGHNAWMLTSCALVLFMTAPGLAMFYGGLVRRKNVLSVLMQCIFLMGMMTVLWAVVGYSLSFGGSGAWVGNFDYLFMNGVQRYWSDAAGGPVTPMYTEDIQIPMLTHMLFQGMFFIITPALICGAFAERMKFSAMAVFSLLWGLLIYCPLCHWVWDGGILAYGSEHALAGGALDFAGGTVVHISSGISALVAAILIGPRMGYLREPIQPHNLAFTALGAAMLWVGWFGFNAGSELLSDDLTSSAFAVTHFSAAAGALAWVLTEWCILKKPTVLGASSGAVAGLVCITPAAGFVQPMPALLMGALAGVVCYFACSKLKHALRYDDALDAFGVHGVGGTLGAVLTGIFATRACWNIAGESKLGLIESGDPSLLIGQVVAIVVTYAFAGVGSLILLKLIDAVIGLRVHAESEQRGLDITDHGEEGYTFA
- a CDS encoding ROK family protein, encoding MSDTPNITDISDATAPFFWGIDIGGTSIKIGLVDDEGRTLAFERLPTRESEGPTAAMQRIAAVIQDIEGQLGISDKVRRVGLGAPGPMDLAAGYLVAPPQLPSWWDFPIRDTIAKMLERPVSFLNDANAAAYGEFWLGSGRNDQSMLLLTLGTGVGGGIIIEGELVNGTNSFGSECGHIVVDPSPTAQLCVWGGGRGQLEAYASASAVVQRTRQRLTEGAKSSLSGLLGGGDSELTAKRVYEAAKEGDPLALEIIDDTARWLGIGLTTLIHTLDPGSVVLGGAMNFGGANCCIGKRFLSKISEEFRVRTFENVFEGTTITFATLGGDAGYLGVAGYARRQYNKDHGVKK
- a CDS encoding MFS transporter, which gives rise to MDRDDRGRNKVKTLAGAFAARTLTSSSAWAPLQIPLYRAFWFASLASNLGTWIHEVGAGWLMASLDPSPEMVAAVRTVMAAPIIFLAIPVGVLGDRIDRRRMLIGTQFVLCACTATLASLTFSDMITAKLLLVFTFVIGLGMVVHVPIWQASIPELVPKTQLARAVALGSISFNLARAVGPALGGILIAMAGVWTAFAINALSFAGVLTVLLSWKRTRRESSRGLSFRLSLYQGLRYVAKTVAMRHTILGVVLFVLPGSALWSLLPLVAKQHLGWGASGFGFLVGCVGVGAVFAAWTLPHFQRHRGADQTIAIAMVGFAIGLATLANTTGTAIVCVATLLMGATWMMTLTTLNSTAQMTLPARMRARGMGCYLTAMAFSMTTGSIVWGQLAEATSITTAQTTAAAILTITAAVSLLFRVGDT
- a CDS encoding DUF480 domain-containing protein is translated as MSDETSEEKPKPVALSRNARRVLGVLVEKAKTTPDSYPLTMSGLISGSNQKSNRSPQLQLDEDDVLTAIEELKRVGAAREVQGSGRATKYRHAAYEWFDVDSPGAAVMTELLLRGPQTLGEIRTRASRMYALEDLKATQEVVDSLIAKDLVEPLSPPGRGQTFAHKLYPPEERQYLEARLEKQAAASDTSSSPSPAKASNTAIDALIARLESVNERIDQLEKRIEELES